A genome region from Scleropages formosus chromosome 6, fSclFor1.1, whole genome shotgun sequence includes the following:
- the LOC108933082 gene encoding bone morphogenetic protein 10-like: MATAGLLWLRCSSVLSLVLVFWLAHGGRGHPVSDAKGEPETEHRLRAFNLTGLRPQGHRTPATPAEDMLELYERLAGERTAGPSATTVRSFRNQDSSHCSVSAEGIRRHPLLFNVSIPDYEQITGAELHLHAMMQEDLHLYAGQGRWVTIYEIRENGSRRMKDCGGGTGRGQSGELAELASRRVDTKDHAWKTFDLTAVVRRWCKSKHAPQRLEVHIASLAEPSSRTTAEETKSDGSTEAKHTSSLVVFSNDQSRKHSVQMHELNLMTGYINQQGNKDLRLQNFWGEDKQEEDEESVSQGHANVIYDTASRVRRNAQNSPCKRAPMYVDFKDIGWDSWILAPPGYEAYKCSGICSYPLLEHVTPTKHAMVQTLVNLKSPERASRACCVPTKLKPISLLYLDDTGVMTYKAKYESMVVAECGCR; this comes from the exons ATGGCCACCGCAGGACTTCTTTGGCTCAGATGCTCGTCTGTCCTGAGCCTAGTCCTAGTTTTCTGGTTGGCCCACGGGGGCCGTGGACATCCCGTTAGCGATGCGAAAGGAGAGCCCGAAACGGAACATCGGCTCCGCGCCTTCAACCTGACGGGCCTGCGACCCCAGGGGCACCGGACCCCCGCCACACCCGCAGAGGACATGCTGGAGCTGTACGAGCGCCTCGCCGGCGAGCGCACGGCCGGACCCTCGGCCACAACGGTGCGCAGCTTCCGCAACCAAG ACTCATCCCACTGCAGTGTAAGTGCTGAGGGTATCAGGAGACATCCACTACTCTTCAATGTGTCCATCCCCGACTATGAGCAGATTACTGGTGCTGAACTCCACCTCCACGCCATGATGCAAGAAGACCTCCACCTTTATGCTGGTCAAGGTCGCTGGGTGACCATCTACGAGATTCGGGAGAATGGCAGCAGAAGGATGAAAGACTGCGGAGGCGGCACAGGGAGAGGGCAGTCGGGAGAGTTGGCGGAGTTGGCATCACGGCGGGTCGATACCAAAGACCACGCGTGGAAGACGTTTGACCTGACAGCTGTAGTTCGTCGCTGGTGCAAATCGAAGCATGCCCCCCAGAGGCTGGAGGTACACATTGCAAGCCTCGCAGAGCCCAGTAGTAGAACGACGGCAGAAGAAACAAAATCAGATGGGAGCACAGAAGCAAAGCACACATCTTCACTGGTTGTATTCTCGAATGATcagagcagaaaacacagcgTGCAAATGCACGAGCTGAACTTGATGACTGGCTACATAAACCAGCAGGGCAACAAGGACCTTCGTCTGCAAAACTTCTGGGGTGAGGATAAACAGGAAGAGGATGAAGAGTCCGTCAGCCAAGGGCACGCCAACGTGATTTACGACACGGCATCGAGAGTTCGCCGCAACGCCCAGAACAGCCCGTGCAAGAGGGCTCCCATGTATGTAGACTTCAAGGACATTGGCTGGGACAGCTGGATCTTGGCACCACCCGGCTATGAGGCCTACAAGTGCAGCGGAATTTGCTCCTACCCCCTGCTGGAGCACGTTACGCCCACCAAGCATGCCATGGTGCAGACGCTGGTGAACCTCAAGAGCCCGGAGCGGGCGTCTCGAGCCTGCTGCGTACCCACCAAGCTGAAGCCCATCTCCCTCCTCTACCTGGATGACACGGGTGTGATGACCTACAAAGCAAAGTATGagagcatggtggtggcagagTGTGGCTGCAGATAG